Within the Bacillus sp. FSL K6-3431 genome, the region AGTGGCCAGTCATTTGCGCAGTTACACCAACTAATAATGGCCCCATGATGGAAGCAAACTTTCCAAAAATATTATAGAAGCCAAAAAACTCATTAGACTTTTCCTTAGGAACAAGTTTAGCAAAATAAGATCGACTTAGCGCTTGAATGCCACCCTGAGATGTCCCTACAAGCATAGCTAATATCCAAAAGTCCAATGTTGTCTTTAAGAAGAATGCATAAATACATACAATAATATAAACAAAGATTCCAACATACAACATTTTTTTCCCTGTATACTTTTCCGCCAATTTCCCATATATAATTGCACACGGAGCGGCGACCACCTGTGTTGCAAATAAGATGATCAAAAGGTTTGTGGAAGTAATGCCTAAATCAGATCCATACGCAGTAGACATCGAAATAATTGTTCCAACGCCATCAATATAAAAGAAATAAGCGAGTAAGAATAAAAAGAGTGCCCGGTACTTTCGAATATCTTTAAATGTTTGACCTAGACGCTTAAAGCTATTTATAATCGGTTTAGGTTCACGCTCAATATAATAGATCTGATGAACATTTTTAAATAGCGGAATCGTGAACAATCCCCACCATATAGCGGTAATAAGAAAGGCAATCTGACTTGCTCTTGTAACAGAGACGGGAATCGACTCACTTTGCGCCAAGATGATAATCGCAATACTGATAATGAACGGGATCGTACTACCAATATAGCCCAAACCATAGCCTCGTGCCGAAACTCGATTCATTCGTTCCTCTGACGTCACATCAACGATAAACGCATCGTAAAATACGTTAGCTCCCCAAAATCCTACTGCCGACAATGTGTAACATATTAATAAAAGCAACCACTTATCACTAGGTACAAATGCCAGAATCGCGGTGGCGAGAATACCAACCGTAAAAAAGACAATAAAAAATTTCTTTTTTAATCCTCGATAATCAGCTATTGTCCCTAATATCGGCCCAATCATCGCTAAAATAAATGTCGCAATAGCAATCGTATAGCCTAAATACGCAGTAGAGTTTGCTCCACTAATTCCCGCATTCGTAGCAGCTGCTTTATAAAAGAGTGGAAACACTGCTGTTGTAATAATGATTGAATAAGCGGAGTTAGCCCAATCATATAGCATCCAGCTATTTTCTGTTTTCGTATAACGCTTCATCTTTAGCCCCCCAATACACTATATTTATTAATTGTACAGGAAAACTAGTCTCAATAATTCAAAAAGTCTAAACTTTACATCGTTAATATTTCTTTTACAATTCTTCCATCTGTGACACCAAGGTCTAAACCGAGTAACATAGCAAATGTCGGTCCTTCATCGATAAGATGCATGGCAGGAAGGATTGTATTTTCACGTATTCCTTTTCCAGTTGCCATCAAAATTGTGGTATAGTTTTCTTTTTCAGGAGAATAGCCGTGGCAGGCATGCGTATATCGCTTCGCTTGCACATCTTCCTCCGTAATCCTATCAATAAATGCCCCTTCCAGCCCTTCTGTAAAATAATAGCCTCGTTGAGCTTCGATCATAAAAGCCGAGCTACCATCTGCACCCTTTACGCCTGCTTCTTCACCAGTCAATACCTTTTCAATGCCATTTTTTTTATCCTCGAAAAGGTCTCTTAAAGTTTCTGCAACGATCTTCTTTGTCTTGTCATCTTTTACATAAATATATGCGGACCCATCGCAGCTATTGCAATATGCCTTCCAATCGATTACTTTCCCTCTTTTATTAACATTAATTAGACCTTGCTCACGAAATAGGACATTCAGCTTGACCGCCTTCGATTCATTGAGTGCACTATGATCTCCTATCGCAATAATAGTTGCATTTTCGTAGATACCACCCTCTTTTAACGCTTCGATAATTCGCCCAAGCCGAATATCATGTCGGTGAATTGCCGCATGAGCTTCTGTCGAGGAAAAACCATGTAAATGGCGTTGCGTATCAAGATCAGTAAAATGAACAAGCATTAAGTTCGGTTTCTTCGTTTGAATCGTATGAACAGTAGATTCCAAGACAAATTCATCTAGTTCTGGCTGGTTGAGCCTTTTTCGAATATGTCCGAAACGACGATTCATGTCTAACTGATAAAGGACACTTCCATTCAGTAATGAGACAGGAATTTGATGTTGCCAAGGACGGTTGGCAAAAATTTCGGGCATATGGTAATCAATTTTCCCCTTTGCTGTCACAGGCCATAATAAAGCAGCTGTTGT harbors:
- a CDS encoding alkaline phosphatase family protein, with translation MTRLTDHLIVISFDCLSSLDFSMLKELPHFQEFLQKASFCNNVETIYPSVTYPCHATIVTGNYPNRHGVINNTFLQPGEQSPDWYWHRRYIKGTTLYDEAKKAGMTTAALLWPVTAKGKIDYHMPEIFANRPWQHQIPVSLLNGSVLYQLDMNRRFGHIRKRLNQPELDEFVLESTVHTIQTKKPNLMLVHFTDLDTQRHLHGFSSTEAHAAIHRHDIRLGRIIEALKEGGIYENATIIAIGDHSALNESKAVKLNVLFREQGLINVNKRGKVIDWKAYCNSCDGSAYIYVKDDKTKKIVAETLRDLFEDKKNGIEKVLTGEEAGVKGADGSSAFMIEAQRGYYFTEGLEGAFIDRITEEDVQAKRYTHACHGYSPEKENYTTILMATGKGIRENTILPAMHLIDEGPTFAMLLGLDLGVTDGRIVKEILTM
- a CDS encoding MFS transporter, whose product is MKRYTKTENSWMLYDWANSAYSIIITTAVFPLFYKAAATNAGISGANSTAYLGYTIAIATFILAMIGPILGTIADYRGLKKKFFIVFFTVGILATAILAFVPSDKWLLLLICYTLSAVGFWGANVFYDAFIVDVTSEERMNRVSARGYGLGYIGSTIPFIISIAIIILAQSESIPVSVTRASQIAFLITAIWWGLFTIPLFKNVHQIYYIEREPKPIINSFKRLGQTFKDIRKYRALFLFLLAYFFYIDGVGTIISMSTAYGSDLGITSTNLLIILFATQVVAAPCAIIYGKLAEKYTGKKMLYVGIFVYIIVCIYAFFLKTTLDFWILAMLVGTSQGGIQALSRSYFAKLVPKEKSNEFFGFYNIFGKFASIMGPLLVGVTAQMTGHSSYGVFSLIILFIIGIIILAFVPEPKVDIAVKNTTNMV